The window GAACACTGACATGAACGAATGTGTTTTCAGAGGAGATGTATGGACAATGCAAAGACAGAGAGAACAGGTGAACTGTTGAAAGGTTTTGTACCTGTAGGAAGCATATACGGTTGCATACCCCGtgtgaaagtgtgtttgtgtgtgtgaatttgtgtCACCAGTCAGGCTGTCTTGGGGGGGCTGAGGCCCGAGGATACCACCTCATTGTGTCATAGGATGGATAGCTGAAAGAAATCCAGGTTAACTGTGAAAACTGTTTTAGTTTTGAAAGTTTGGAATGGCAGTGCAATTTGAACAGATCTAAACTATACATATCTTTCAGTAAGCTCCCAAAAAGAACTGAAAACTGTCATGCGGTGGATGGATAGAGATGGATGCTGGGGAAAAAATATCATGCTATTACATTATTCACTATGCGTGCATTTGAATTATCGAAACAGATCTATTCATTTTGGCTATTAAAAGAAGTCCACCAATTTAGAAATTCATGCAACTATTTTCATTCTTTGACCAATAAATTCAACAGACCTATGCTATTTTGTCTGTTTAAAACttagagaaaaaaacattaaaaccctaACCAGAGCTAAAGTGCATTCAGGAAATAGAATATTATCATGTACAGTATGAAAGGCAGATATCTGTTCATTTTTAAacctagtaaaatatatattgtatatattaataatagaatCTTATTATCATATTTTTGGTGTCCAAAGTCAGCTCATGTTGATATCACATGCATACTGTACAAATAGATGCGCATGCACACATATGACGTGTGACTTCAGCTAATACTGATTTTATCATGCAGATATGAAGAGGCGGAACAAACTTTACCTGCTCATCACGGGGTTGTTTATGCCATATAAAGACTCATTATGATAACCACTTACAACAACGTCCATACTACTGTAAATAACACAGTGAATGTAAAAATTAGGAATGTAAcggtataaacatttttttatcattatagtgaccaaaatgaTCACTTTATCGGTATTATCATggtactgttaaaataaaaacatttttttatttgcatatgaaatatctaatgtaaatgttcaaataaagctttgaaaaagtttaataaaaaggtaaacttcacatttctgcctttaaataaagaaaagatatgtaaaaaattataactgaTTATAActgattatatgtattttatctgctacatatataattttagatAACTTATCTGAATTGTTTAAATAAGTAGAAACCACATAATCTTGTTTttcatcaactggtcaaaatctACAGCAGGGCATGCAGATTTGGTCAGTTTTTTTTGGCCAGACAGAaactgcacacagactgaatgtAAATATTAGTCTCTGTAAGTCCACTTTCTGACCTCAGGAGGCGCTTATGGAAAAAATGAATTAAGCCTCCATGGACAAAGCAGTATTTTGATTAAGAACACTTCATTTTCTCTCCATGTAATACCTAAAGGAAAACAAAAATCTATCCAATGGTTTCTGAAAACAGTCAGAGCCTTCAGAggtatattcatttaattaattcattcatatattcattTGTATCATTCCCTTAGCACTCTTTTAAAACCTCCCGGCTTTTCCGCcctgttttcattcaaaatgaaaCTACTCTGCATGCTGTGAGCACGTGAGAAGGTTACTGTAAACTGTGCTTTATGCTGgagagtatttatttattgtgagtTGTTCAAATCACGGTAATCTAATAcggttttaatgataattaaaagataaaagctAATACTAACCATGGGGAATTTCATCATGATTTATCGTCATACTGGATATCATTACATGCCTAGATTAGTTGCTTATAAAATGTGCATGAGATGTAGGATTTACAGTAAATAGAGTGACAAGATTTCAGGGGGAAACAAGTGTAAGTATTTaggcatttaaacatttaatggtAAGTTAAAAATTAAAGATGCAGATGAAAAGATGTAGAAGTAGAAGTGGTTTATTATCAGAATCTGAAACACAGGAGAATGTGGAAAATAAGAGTGGAACTCGAGGTTCTAAGAGACTTAAGATGATTCTTAAAAGAAGGAAAACAAGGTTGTTTCAAACATGTGGAATGAAAGTCCTCCTTGAATCTTCAAAGTGAAAAGATTTTCAGTTTAGTTGCAGTTCTGAATGTGATGTCTTTTAGAAAAGCTGCCGTATTTCACTGCGCATATGACAGGTAGTGCATTCTTGTGGTGATTCATTCTAAATTCAGCAAGTATGTGCGCACTCACTCATCATAGACGTCTTCAGTGTCCATCCTGCGGTAGAATTTGGCCAGTTTCACCGAAATGATGATGCTGGGAATGAGTAACAAACAGCATCCTCCCAGACCAAACCAGAATGTGTTctaaaacacacaataaacaGCTCATATAAATCATTTTCTTGAAATTATATAAGCATATATGGACACACATattgtatgaaattttttttgagtgaaaagTGAGTGTTTTTTTGCTATTGGAGTATATTCTGGAAGTTCATGATTTCATTTCACACAAGCATATGCACTGTGATCACTAAATGTGAACACTGCCAAtcttgttctgtgtgtgtgtgtgtatttagaaaCATTCTTGCTTGTTCAGTGCATGTTCAAGGTTATATGCAGTATGTTTCGTGAGTGTGGGTTCTTCTATGTGTTACATGTGTGAAAGTGGTTTTGTATCTCTTACCACTGAGTCAACAATGAAGCTGCAGGCTACAATCTCTAGCGAGTCTATGATGTTGCTGATGGGCTTGCACTGGGCGACCTCCATTCCCAGCTGCACATACAGAGACAGACATTAGTTTAACTGATTAAGCTGCAGTGTTATATGACAAAGTGCTGCTCTTTTGGGTTTTATCTTGTACTAGCATACTCACAGAGTGCTTGACCCACTCcgtatattgtgaaaaatatcccACAATGTTCTTAATGAATTTATCAGTCTCCTGCGacatattaacaacaacaaactgttaaaaaacatatatacagaGCATTTATAACCgacctatttaaaaaaatataacatcTTCCCcagtatttttgtaaaaaactAATGAATGAAATAATGTAATATGTATTTGTACCTTTTTGACCACATGTGAAGCATTGTTAGCAATGAGGTACTCTACTGTCTCGATAGCATTCAAGACATTTGTCACTTTAATCTAGAGGAAAAACCATGAGGAATATCACATCATTATTTATACatccattttaaataatttatacttttgtaacaatgtgaaaatgtcattgcattatgcaaatatatatataaaaaaaatacggTACAATTTATTATATAGAATGTTTTACATAAAGATTTGTGTATTTACTGTACTTACAGGTAATTCTCTGGATGTTTTCTGAAGCAGCTTAATGCTTTGACTTAGAGTGccctataagaaaaaaaacatatccattttattcaaataaatataaaatactgtataaatcaCTTACAATCCGGTCAGCCCTAAAGAGTCACTGGTTTCTTTAATTctaattcttttaaatattttcaagttTGCTCTTTTAAACCCATATCTTAAGTCACTGAATAACAGTTGCtgaaaacaaaaatcacataGAACAAAcacaatgagccaaaaaagaggACGCTGAAACAAACgtgcaaacacaaacatttacacAACACATCTGAACTACTAAAGTGGTCCACAATTACTAAAACGCAGTTTAAGAAAATTTTTTGGATCATCACATCACAGTACCAACTGTTGGCTTACCCTTGCTTTCACAAATTTCTTtggttccattaaaaaaaaagaataaagaataaagtTTAGAATAAAATTTCCTGTGTCCTCATAAATAAAACACCctgaaaacataataaaatgttttctatgggggTAATGTTTAAGGGATATGGATAAGGGATAGTAAATATCACTAGTtcagtataaaaacaattatgcCTATGGAGAATCCCCGTAAaccatatatactgtacatgccattttgtgtgtttctttttgttcCTACAGTACTTGACTATATTTTGGAGACAAATTTGCACCCAGAAATGAGCTACATCTTACTAAACCTCCTTCAGGGGACATCATCATATATACAAAtggtataaaaataattaaatacttttttacatTGTAAAGTTTTCTGTTAGATTTAGGTTATAGTATTTATAACGAGCGTTTTTTTAACAGAAGTCTATGGAATTCCttaatttagtgtgtgtgtgtgtgtgtgtgtgtttaccataGCCTGCTCCATTGGCACCACTTGTTCTTTGTGGATCTGTCTTATACTGCTGGCATGACCCTTAAGCGCATTCTCAAGAGCCCCTCGTGGCTGAGAAAAAAGATAGGAGGGAAAGAAATAGAGTTGTCCTTccataaaaacacatgaaaaattaCTTTCACTAGTTTACATAATTTGTCCAATAACAAATTCAGCAGTGGACATACATGCATCACAAAAGAATTCAGATTTTCTGAAAGTCAGAAACATTTTTACCACATCTTTAACAGCAATGCATGTTGGAAATGTTAAACATTTTGGGAATAAATTGCAAGATGAAATAATCTAAGGCTAACTTCAGAGCTAGAATGTTATTAAcccaaaacaaatacaattataattaccAAAATTGTTGCAGGTGTATTTCGGCGAATTTatgcacatttatataattttaattcagtaaatattgaaatgtttaatttattcacTCTTTGTCTAGATTATAGATAAAGGTTTTAAAAATTGTATGACTTTTTAAATTTTAAGATTTAATGGCTGGGTCTGGGTCATCCTTCTATTTTAAAAGCCAAAGACTTACAATAATAAAAGGTAGAATTTGacttatttcaattaaatattaacaaacaaGATTTTATGGCCAAGTGCTGTAAAAGACCCTCAGTCATATTCTCataagcacatacacacattgcaGCTCCACATATCCTGTAGCTGTGTGTTTTCCCCTCATGAATGAAGTGCTTGTGTCCGTCTACACTGGAGGGGAAATCTTCCAGAGACTGGCCTCTGGGTTTTAACTGACGTAACTTAGTTTGATACATAATGCCTAACCTAATATCTTCAAATATTATACATGAAGTGGCTGGAATGATTACTAACTGAAAGTGATTTGTATTTGACTCACCAGTCGGTCTGCTTGAACTTCAAGTTCATTTGCATAGGACAAAAGATCCACAACTGTAACTCCTTTATTCACCTGTCaaacaaatcattcttatttaaaatgccttgtgtttttgtgtgtgcaagTGTCTGTGAGAGTGTGTTGGTTACCTCAGTTAGATAAGCCTGATAGTCGATATCTCCAATGCCTGTGTTGGCAAAGTCAATGAGGTTATCTTTGCCCTCCTGTTCCAGAAGAAGCATCCCCCGGAGATCCACATTCACACTGTTAAATATCTTGGTTAGTTCTGGGTTATACTGTTGAGAAATCACAAAACACATGGTTAAAGAATTGACGTCATGCTCAGTACGTAGATATACACAAAAGTATATGAAATGCTTGTGTCGGTCTTAAATCTTCTCACGCACCACTGTGGCATTGAGAAACCTGTTGAAGTTGAACTTAGTCTCCAGTTGTAGTGCAGAATATAAACCATTATTCTCATAACAATCTCTATGAgcagggggaaaaaaagtaaaaaagagaaTGAACACATCTTCTCACAGGGTAAACAGCCTTCTGTgtctaattaattatttattcatgtcgttccaaaaccatACGATGAAACTTTGGTTTACCTTAATAacacaaattaggatattttttatgaaacctaaGAAAATTGTCAAAGTGTCAAAAGTGTAATAAATTTTAGTTTAATGGACTTTCAGTGGTTTCATTATAAATAGTATCTTCATTTGTATTTTGGAGAAAGttttaagggtttggaatgacatgagggcaagtaactgatgacagaataGCTCTTCAAGATTAACTACTTGTAATTGATCTTTAGCACTGATCTTTGCTCACACACTTGCCTGTACATACTGCCAATAGTAAGGTCGATGTTTGGGTCTTGAAATAGCATACCAGGAAGGAAGTTCTTTTTGGCAGGATGGACCATATATGGTGTGTCGATGATctgaacagcatttaaaaaaaaaaacaacacacaaattTACCTTTCAAAAAGAACATTTTCCAAATGCTAGTCATAAAGATCGGAGATGGTAACTTTATCATGATTTACATGAATTCCATTTAAACTTTTGTGTTGTTGCAAACGTGTATGACTTTTCTGTGGACCACcaataaagaaatattaatgtaatattaatgtaCAAACTGTATGAGTAATATCTTGATAGATTTTGGTAACACATTTTTGACTTTTTAAGACAATATATATAGTGGAGAGAAGGAACAGCACACTGTAGCAGCCGGATTTtgaccgtgttttttttttttttttttttttcttgaatactTGCTAAAGTTCATGTATATAACATAAGCCAAAAGTAGAATCTTCTCAATGTTTCTAGTCTGACTCTGAAGTGTTTTTGTGTAAATGCTTTGCCATCTATGATCTGAACTAACCCAGATTTACGTATGAATTACCAACCCCCATTTTAAACTtttgctgaaacacacacatacacacaacccaAGGTTAACCACAGTTGAATATAAATACAAGGACTCTAGTGTTGTGAGTTGTTTAAGAATAGACTAGTCTGTTTCTCTTctcctttctaaaaaaaataaaataaaaatacacagagTTTATGCTTACATCTGTACTTACAAGTGTGCAAGAAGTAATTCAAGATAGCTGATTTACTTATgtatagtatttttgttttgtttttgtaaatataaGTGGTTATCTACTGTTAAACAGAAAATCTAATTGTTGTTTCTTCTTATAGAGTTGCGAACCAGTACCTTAAAAATCTGTCTGTTAGCCAGCGGCTCACACACAAGCTTCTCTATGTTTCCCCCAACAACAAATGTGGTGACGACAATTCCCATGAGCACCCAGGAGAAGATGAAGCTGAAGCCAACAGACCTGAccatgaagaaaacaaaagaaaacaaaaacttgaGTATCTAACTATCATCAAATGTATATATTAGAAGAACTTTGTGTCAAGTTATTGTGttattgtatacagtatatgttgttTTGGTGTTGTCATTGTAACTCACGCCATCAGTAGGTTTCCTCCGGTGTTGGACAGACAGCCACGTGTTGTGGGTGTAGCATTTTTATCATAGCCACATGATCCACAAAGCAGACCCAGAAAGTTAGAGGCCAGAACCAACACAACCATACAGCAAATCACCACGCACCCGATCCATCtaaagacacaaacacaaaaataaagacaTACTGAGTGAAGGTGAGAGTGTACAGTACACAGCATTGGTCTGTTGtcagtcattttatttaatttgtttagaaaaatgaatcaatttaa is drawn from Carassius gibelio isolate Cgi1373 ecotype wild population from Czech Republic chromosome B1, carGib1.2-hapl.c, whole genome shotgun sequence and contains these coding sequences:
- the LOC127948386 gene encoding prominin-1-A-like isoform X3; amino-acid sequence: MDMWWKVGLVLVMCSGLTSSEAREEHRDSSPRSMMLRVPVETLDFGFVPSVVYETHAYYEPGPIGVLFHMVHAFLYVVQPNPFPKDLIVKMVQQNMGGIKGNDYKKPENVVLLLQAIYYELGFIVLAVLGVIFVLFVPIVGLCFCVCRCCENCGGEMHQRQKKNGDCLRGFYMATLITTSVFLAVGVTVAYAANQNITNQIKSTRRFVSTNIRDLKSFANYTPAQIDYLSAQYTTAKNKVLSDLDNIGTLLGGQIHNQLEREVVPALDNALRMTTAMRETKEALESVTTSLEILQEGTGRLQNSLQSERASLSNTLNDPACSNGDVTHTCNTIRGTLSQLALSANFHGLPDVEAPLANLDAVLKTDLSNIVQKGYSSFNDTPRLVREQTKAIVSEMKGLLDKSGGEIIGFTKMFPLEPALENFTKFLTESQKNIEAYYPQIDQLDFYRWIGCVVICCMVVLVLASNFLGLLCGSCGYDKNATPTTRGCLSNTGGNLLMASVGFSFIFSWVLMGIVVTTFVVGGNIEKLVCEPLANRQIFKIIDTPYMVHPAKKNFLPGMLFQDPNIDLTIGSMYRDCYENNGLYSALQLETKFNFNRFLNATVYNPELTKIFNSVNVDLRGMLLLEQEGKDNLIDFANTGIGDIDYQAYLTEVNKGVTVVDLLSYANELEVQADRLPRGALENALKGHASSIRQIHKEQVVPMEQAMKFVKARGTLSQSIKLLQKTSRELPIKVTNVLNAIETVEYLIANNASHVVKKETDKFIKNIVGYFSQYTEWVKHSLGMEVAQCKPISNIIDSLEIVACSFIVDSVNTFWFGLGGCCLLLIPSIIISVKLAKFYRRMDTEDVYDDSMDVVVSGYHNESLYGINNPVMSSYPSYDTMRWYPRASAPPRQPDW